The Spirochaetota bacterium genome segment ATATTTTGGTATTGCTGTCCCACAGATGCGCAGGGATAACTTTTTTTATGACAAGCTCACGAACCATCTCTTCCAGTGTGGGCAATGTTACCGCACCATCATGCTGAGTTGATATAACGATCGCACTGATGCGTTTTGGCCTGTCATTTTCATACTCAACGGTAACCTGAGATTTGCCATCAGGGCGTAAAAAGTCTACCTCACCTTTTTTGCGTATTTCAGCCAATCGTTTCACTAGACGATGTGCATACAAAATTGGCATTGGCATCAGTTCATCAGTTTCGGCAACAGCATACCCAAACATCATTCCTTGATCACCTGCTCCCTGTTCCTTGAAAAGACCCTGACCCTCGGTAACTCCCTGTGAAATATCAGGCGATTGCGGATGGACAAACACTTCCACAATACAGCTGTGCGCATCAAAACCTATTTCGGGGTTAGTATAGCCAATGTCAGCAATAACTTTGCGTGCTACGGCTTCGTAGTCCACAGTTACTGCAGATGTAATCTCACCGGAAATAATAACGCGGTTTGTGGTTACCAACGTTTCACACGCAACCCGCGAATAAGGGTCACCTTTTATGTGTTCGTCTAGAATTGCATCCGATATCTGATCAGCCACCTTATCGGGATGCCC includes the following:
- a CDS encoding methionine adenosyltransferase (catalyzes the formation of S-adenosylmethionine from methionine and ATP; methionine adenosyltransferase), with amino-acid sequence MSRNYLFTSESVSEGHPDKVADQISDAILDEHIKGDPYSRVACETLVTTNRVIISGEITSAVTVDYEAVARKVIADIGYTNPEIGFDAHSCIVEVFVHPQSPDISQGVTEGQGLFKEQGAGDQGMMFGYAVAETDELMPMPILYAHRLVKRLAEIRKKGEVDFLRPDGKSQVTVEYENDRPKRISAIVISTQHDGAVTLPTLEEMVRELVIKKVIPAHLWDSNTKI